The following coding sequences lie in one Kitasatospora azatica KCTC 9699 genomic window:
- a CDS encoding alpha/beta fold hydrolase, producing the protein MTQDFRRTRVRSADGTWLNTQAYGPEGAPRVVLAHGWTCNTDFWAPVIDRLAADHRVLAYDQRGHGRSDIPATRHGYSTRALAEDLEAVVTHFVPEGERAVLAGHSMGGMTIMAAGGHGAIAARTAAALLCSTGPADLVEHALVVPERAPAGLRRLLTRQILHSRLPLGPVTPVGKAVLKHAVMGRAATRDQVQACAEIVHACPASARARWGRVLAGLDVRPGLTMLEAPAAIVVGTADKLTPPVQARAMRTALRSNDGYLELPGVGHMAPLERPDEVSSEIRRLVSTHLSSAERTEVA; encoded by the coding sequence ATGACCCAGGACTTCCGGCGGACCCGGGTCCGCTCCGCCGACGGCACCTGGCTGAACACCCAGGCCTACGGCCCCGAGGGCGCCCCACGGGTGGTACTGGCCCACGGCTGGACCTGCAATACCGACTTCTGGGCGCCGGTGATCGACCGGCTGGCCGCCGACCACCGGGTGCTCGCCTACGACCAGCGCGGCCACGGCCGCAGCGACATCCCGGCCACCCGGCACGGCTACTCCACCCGGGCGCTGGCCGAGGACCTGGAGGCCGTGGTCACCCACTTCGTGCCGGAGGGCGAGCGGGCCGTGCTGGCCGGCCACAGCATGGGCGGGATGACGATCATGGCGGCCGGCGGCCACGGCGCGATCGCCGCGCGCACCGCCGCCGCGCTGCTCTGCAGCACCGGCCCGGCCGACCTGGTCGAGCACGCGCTGGTGGTCCCGGAGCGAGCGCCGGCCGGCCTGCGGCGACTGCTGACCCGGCAGATCCTGCACTCCCGGCTGCCGCTCGGGCCGGTCACCCCGGTGGGCAAGGCCGTGCTCAAGCACGCCGTGATGGGCAGGGCGGCCACCCGGGACCAGGTGCAGGCCTGCGCCGAGATCGTGCACGCCTGCCCGGCCTCGGCACGGGCCCGCTGGGGCCGGGTGCTGGCCGGGCTGGACGTACGGCCGGGCTTGACCATGCTGGAGGCGCCGGCCGCGATCGTGGTCGGCACCGCCGACAAGCTGACCCCGCCGGTGCAGGCGCGGGCGATGCGGACCGCGCTGCGCAGCAACGACGGCTACCTGGAGCTGCCCGGCGTCGGCCACATGGCGCCGCTGGAGCGCCCGGACGAGGTGTCCTCGGAGATCCGACGCCTCGTCAGCACCCACCTGAGCTCTGCCGAGAGGACTGAAGTCGCATGA
- a CDS encoding flavin-containing monooxygenase, whose product MAARTPKPRTTPDPQRHDSAVPHVRVAVIGSGFGGIGAGVRLRRAGITDFVILERADSVGGTWRDNSYPGCACDVPSHLYSFSFALNPDWPRSFSGQEEIRAYLERVTDTYGLRPHLRLRHEVTEARWEPEQTRWRVTTSQGQWTADAVVSATGPLSAPQIPEIPGLPEFPGKVFHSSQWDHEFDLTGKRVAVVGTGASAIQIVPSIQPKVGRLTVFQRTPAWVLPKIDREISALEKRIHRAVPATAALRRAVLFAVRELQVDAFVRRPGALRLVQRLAERHLAQQIGDPALRAKLTPDYRIGCKRILLSHTYYPALAAPNTEVVTSGLREVRGSTLVAADGTETEADVIIFGTGFHVTDMPIGSKVFGAEGQSLAEEWKEGMEALRGSTVRGFPNLFFVIGPNTGLGNSSMILMIESQLNYLIDALTTLQSVGATALQPTRRAQRHWNQRLQHKMARTVWTTGGCRSWYLTEDGKNTTLWPGSTGSFRRATRRLDLTEYDLIKRQPTPAAAPAQEVSA is encoded by the coding sequence ATGGCAGCCCGAACCCCCAAACCGCGCACCACCCCAGACCCGCAGCGCCACGACAGCGCAGTCCCGCACGTGCGGGTCGCCGTGATCGGCTCCGGCTTCGGCGGGATCGGCGCCGGCGTGCGACTGCGCCGGGCCGGGATCACCGACTTCGTGATCCTGGAGCGGGCCGACTCGGTCGGCGGCACCTGGCGTGACAACAGCTACCCGGGCTGCGCCTGCGACGTGCCCTCGCACCTCTACTCCTTCTCCTTCGCGCTCAACCCCGACTGGCCGCGCAGCTTCTCCGGCCAGGAGGAGATCCGCGCCTACCTGGAGCGGGTCACCGACACCTACGGCCTGCGCCCGCACCTGCGGCTGCGGCACGAGGTCACCGAGGCCCGCTGGGAGCCGGAGCAGACCCGTTGGCGGGTCACCACCAGCCAGGGCCAGTGGACGGCTGACGCCGTGGTCTCCGCCACCGGACCGCTCTCCGCCCCGCAGATCCCCGAGATCCCGGGCCTGCCGGAGTTCCCCGGCAAGGTCTTCCACTCCTCCCAGTGGGACCACGAGTTCGACCTCACCGGCAAGCGGGTCGCGGTGGTCGGCACCGGTGCCTCGGCGATCCAGATCGTCCCCTCGATCCAACCCAAGGTCGGCCGGCTGACGGTCTTCCAGCGCACCCCCGCCTGGGTGCTGCCGAAGATCGACCGCGAGATCAGCGCGCTGGAGAAGCGGATCCACCGCGCCGTCCCGGCCACCGCCGCGCTGCGCCGCGCCGTGCTGTTCGCCGTCCGCGAGCTGCAGGTGGACGCCTTCGTACGCCGTCCCGGCGCGCTGCGCCTGGTCCAGCGCCTCGCCGAGCGGCACCTGGCCCAGCAGATCGGCGACCCCGCACTGCGCGCCAAGCTCACCCCGGACTACCGGATCGGCTGCAAGCGGATCCTGCTCAGCCACACCTACTACCCGGCGCTCGCGGCCCCCAACACCGAGGTGGTCACCAGCGGTCTGCGCGAGGTGCGCGGCAGCACCCTGGTCGCCGCCGACGGCACCGAGACCGAGGCCGATGTGATCATCTTCGGCACCGGCTTCCACGTCACCGACATGCCGATCGGTTCGAAGGTCTTCGGCGCCGAGGGGCAGAGCCTGGCCGAGGAGTGGAAGGAGGGCATGGAGGCGCTGCGCGGCTCCACCGTGCGCGGCTTCCCCAACCTGTTCTTCGTGATCGGCCCCAACACCGGGCTGGGCAACAGCTCGATGATCCTGATGATCGAGTCCCAGCTGAACTACCTGATCGATGCGCTGACCACCCTTCAGTCGGTCGGCGCCACCGCCCTGCAGCCCACCCGGCGGGCCCAACGGCACTGGAACCAGCGCCTGCAGCACAAGATGGCACGCACGGTGTGGACCACCGGCGGCTGCCGCAGCTGGTACCTGACCGAGGACGGCAAGAACACCACCCTGTGGCCCGGCTCCACCGGCTCCTTCCGTCGCGCCACCCGCCGCCTCGACCTGACCGAGTACGACCTGATCAAGCGTCAGCCCACCCCGGCCGCCGCCCCTGCCCAGGAGGTCTCCGCATGA
- a CDS encoding MerR family transcriptional regulator, with the protein MAQTENEPGQPREYRVEELAEAAGITTRTLRFYRERKLLPPPRKQGRIAWYGESHLTRLRVIAELLDRGHTLGGIAELIGAGESGQDVAELIGLADAITSPLSDETPVSLGWDELAAAFGDQLTEANTAKSLAQGYITVTEDGITHVSRRLMDATVALIAEGIPLAAVLDASREAQEYADAVAEVFVGLIRDQLLGALRGDEPLPPGEAAHLTEQLHRIRPLARTVADAQFGLALDRRVRAEYEGLLQRRH; encoded by the coding sequence GTGGCGCAGACCGAGAACGAGCCGGGGCAGCCCCGCGAGTACCGGGTGGAGGAGCTCGCCGAGGCCGCCGGCATCACCACCCGCACGCTGCGCTTCTACCGCGAGCGCAAGCTGCTGCCGCCGCCGCGCAAGCAGGGCCGGATCGCCTGGTACGGCGAGTCGCACCTGACCCGGCTGCGGGTGATCGCCGAACTCCTGGACCGCGGCCACACCCTGGGCGGCATCGCCGAACTGATCGGTGCGGGCGAGAGCGGCCAGGACGTCGCGGAGCTGATCGGCCTGGCCGACGCGATCACCTCGCCCCTGTCGGACGAGACCCCGGTCTCCCTCGGCTGGGACGAACTGGCCGCCGCCTTCGGCGACCAGCTGACCGAGGCCAACACCGCGAAGTCGCTGGCCCAGGGCTACATCACGGTCACCGAGGACGGCATCACCCACGTCAGCCGCCGGCTGATGGACGCCACCGTGGCGCTGATCGCCGAGGGCATCCCGCTGGCCGCCGTGCTGGACGCCAGCCGCGAGGCCCAGGAGTACGCCGACGCGGTGGCCGAGGTCTTCGTCGGCCTGATCCGCGACCAGCTGCTCGGCGCCCTGCGGGGCGATGAACCACTGCCCCCGGGCGAGGCGGCCCACCTGACCGAGCAGCTGCACCGGATCCGGCCGCTGGCCCGGACGGTGGCGGACGCGCAGTTCGGCCTGGCGCTGGACCGGCGGGTGCGCGCGGAGTACGAGGGGCTGCTGCAGCGCCGACACTGA
- a CDS encoding MFS transporter, which translates to MAAVGKFRTAVGLTGGRVLTWSLFGRLPAAMAPIGTLLMVSQQTGSVWRGSAVTGALALGQAVGGPLVGRAADRRGQRRIGLPAAAVNTLALLALVAASQFDAALGLQLLIAATAGLSVPAVGPLSRSRWLWLAEGKAEQTSAALWLDGLIDEISFTTGPAIIGLLAALFAPAAGMLLAAALVGCCATLFALHPTAPPGAVVTATRPALSAPVRLLTVPYVLLLAGMALLGVGFGSIQVGVTATTVHLGHPGTAGLIYGLMGGVSACSGIAMAALPTRFDLPARLRAGTVLLLAATLLLPLIGDTLGGLAVAVGCVGLAIAPQMITMFGLVERTVPGARLGEAMAGLVSSITLAQSAGTVLAGWAADVGGPAAPFGVSCGAAGAALLLAATTATARRYAQPAGVIA; encoded by the coding sequence ATGGCCGCCGTGGGGAAGTTCCGTACCGCCGTTGGACTGACCGGGGGTCGGGTCCTGACCTGGTCCCTGTTCGGACGCCTGCCGGCCGCGATGGCTCCGATCGGGACCCTGCTGATGGTCAGTCAGCAGACCGGCAGCGTCTGGCGCGGCTCTGCGGTGACCGGTGCACTGGCGCTTGGCCAGGCCGTCGGCGGGCCCCTGGTGGGCCGAGCCGCTGACCGGCGAGGCCAGCGGCGGATCGGCCTGCCGGCCGCCGCAGTCAACACGCTGGCCCTGCTCGCCCTGGTCGCCGCCTCCCAGTTCGACGCCGCACTCGGCTTGCAACTGCTGATCGCTGCTACCGCCGGCCTCTCCGTCCCGGCCGTCGGCCCGCTCTCGCGCAGCCGCTGGCTCTGGCTTGCCGAGGGGAAGGCCGAGCAGACCTCGGCCGCACTCTGGCTGGACGGCCTGATCGACGAGATCAGTTTCACCACCGGCCCCGCGATCATCGGCCTGCTCGCCGCGCTGTTCGCACCCGCCGCCGGGATGCTGCTGGCGGCCGCCCTGGTCGGCTGCTGCGCCACCCTCTTCGCCCTGCACCCGACCGCACCGCCCGGCGCGGTGGTCACCGCCACCCGGCCCGCCTTGAGCGCGCCGGTCCGGCTGCTGACCGTGCCGTATGTGCTGCTGTTGGCCGGCATGGCGCTGCTCGGGGTCGGCTTTGGTTCGATCCAGGTCGGCGTCACCGCGACCACCGTGCACCTCGGCCACCCGGGCACGGCCGGCCTGATCTACGGCCTGATGGGCGGAGTGAGCGCTTGCTCAGGCATCGCGATGGCCGCGCTGCCGACCCGCTTCGACCTGCCCGCCCGGCTGCGGGCGGGCACCGTACTGCTGCTCGCCGCCACCCTGCTGCTTCCGCTGATCGGCGACACGTTGGGCGGCCTGGCGGTGGCGGTGGGCTGCGTCGGACTGGCCATCGCGCCACAGATGATCACCATGTTCGGCCTGGTCGAGCGGACCGTGCCCGGAGCCCGGCTGGGCGAGGCGATGGCCGGCCTGGTCAGCAGCATCACGCTCGCCCAGTCGGCCGGCACCGTACTGGCCGGCTGGGCAGCCGACGTCGGCGGCCCGGCCGCCCCTTTCGGCGTGAGCTGCGGCGCCGCCGGCGCGGCCCTCTTGCTCGCGGCCACCACCGCCACCGCGCGCCGCTACGCCCAGCCGGCGGGGGTCATCGCCTGA
- a CDS encoding NmrA family NAD(P)-binding protein, translating to MTQEFYSAPVAVTGATGAQGGAAARALLAAGRPVRALTRDPLSRAAVELRELGAELVRADFDDHESLLAALDGTGALFAMSTPFGTDFDTEVRQGIALLDAAKAVGSVRHIVFTSAMNADLGTGIPHFDSKWRIEQHLATLGLPWTVLGPGAFMENYANDWTLESLREGYFAIPMPADSPLPLVAAADIGAFAALALSDPARFAGRRIELASQWRTPAQIAAAISAASGREIAAREVPLAVVETYSADLAAMFRYFQEVGLKVDLDALHAESPQVAWHTMERWAAERTWGLVG from the coding sequence ATGACGCAGGAATTCTACTCCGCGCCGGTCGCCGTGACCGGTGCCACCGGCGCCCAGGGCGGCGCCGCCGCCCGTGCGCTCCTCGCCGCCGGCCGACCCGTCCGCGCGCTGACCCGCGACCCCCTCTCACGGGCCGCTGTCGAGCTTCGCGAGCTCGGCGCCGAGCTGGTCCGGGCCGACTTCGACGACCACGAGTCACTGCTCGCCGCCCTCGACGGAACCGGCGCGCTCTTCGCGATGTCCACGCCCTTCGGCACCGACTTCGACACCGAGGTCCGCCAGGGCATCGCACTGCTGGACGCGGCGAAGGCCGTCGGCTCGGTGCGCCACATCGTCTTCACCTCGGCGATGAACGCCGACCTGGGGACCGGCATCCCGCACTTCGACAGCAAGTGGCGGATCGAGCAGCACCTGGCCACCCTCGGGCTGCCCTGGACGGTGCTCGGCCCGGGCGCCTTCATGGAGAACTACGCCAACGACTGGACGCTGGAATCCCTCCGCGAGGGCTACTTCGCCATCCCGATGCCGGCCGACAGCCCCCTCCCGCTGGTGGCCGCCGCCGACATCGGCGCCTTCGCCGCGCTGGCCCTGAGTGACCCGGCCCGCTTCGCCGGCCGCCGGATCGAGCTCGCCTCCCAGTGGCGCACCCCCGCCCAGATCGCAGCGGCGATCAGCGCGGCGAGCGGACGGGAGATCGCCGCCCGCGAGGTCCCGCTCGCAGTGGTGGAGACCTACTCGGCGGACCTCGCCGCGATGTTCCGCTACTTCCAGGAAGTGGGCCTGAAGGTGGATCTGGACGCGCTGCACGCGGAGAGCCCCCAAGTCGCCTGGCACACGATGGAGCGGTGGGCGGCCGAGCGGACCTGGGGGCTGGTCGGCTGA
- a CDS encoding MarR family winged helix-turn-helix transcriptional regulator, with protein sequence MTREALLAELRAESRRYVASYVLFNQAVADHLGLHPTDVQCLSLLSLEPEAVTTGQIAELTGLTSGSATRLVDRLERAGYVTRERDSQDRRRVLVQLVPEAMTRFGALWQELAVDWDALFDGDTEAELGLLIRHMRRTTELGRRQVARLAARR encoded by the coding sequence ATGACCCGTGAAGCCCTGCTGGCCGAGCTGCGCGCCGAGTCGCGGCGCTACGTCGCCTCGTACGTGCTGTTCAACCAGGCCGTCGCCGACCACCTGGGCCTGCACCCCACGGACGTGCAGTGCCTCAGCCTGCTCTCGCTCGAACCGGAGGCCGTGACCACCGGGCAGATCGCCGAGCTGACCGGCCTGACCAGCGGATCGGCCACCCGGTTGGTCGACCGGCTGGAGAGGGCCGGCTACGTCACCCGGGAGCGGGACAGCCAGGACCGGCGCCGAGTACTGGTCCAGCTGGTGCCCGAGGCGATGACCCGCTTCGGCGCCCTGTGGCAGGAGCTGGCCGTGGACTGGGACGCCCTCTTCGACGGCGACACCGAGGCGGAGCTCGGGCTGCTGATCCGGCACATGCGCCGCACCACCGAGCTGGGGCGCCGTCAGGTGGCACGGCTGGCGGCCCGCCGCTGA
- a CDS encoding inositol monophosphatase family protein encodes MEKVAEILTEASAEAVEPRFRALAAGEVMEKAPGDMVTIADREAEVIIARRLRELLPLPVVGEEAVAADPALARALHNEPACWLVDPVDGTANFIAGRPDFAVMVSLVRDGQAVAAWIWQPMTRTSYAAELGAGAWRDGRRLTRLPAGHDPEKWRGSVKRYLRRPGLFPGLHTRIPAFGELTEGRRSAGMEYPLVADGELDFLLYWRTLPWDHAPGSLLVRETGGVSARLDGSPYRADPPGGEDGLLVACDPQTWERTRAILLGLHD; translated from the coding sequence ATGGAGAAGGTGGCCGAGATCCTCACCGAGGCATCCGCCGAGGCCGTCGAGCCGCGGTTCCGGGCGCTGGCGGCCGGCGAGGTGATGGAGAAGGCCCCCGGCGACATGGTCACCATCGCCGACCGCGAGGCCGAGGTGATCATCGCCCGGCGGCTGCGCGAGCTGCTTCCGTTGCCGGTGGTCGGCGAGGAGGCGGTGGCCGCCGACCCGGCCCTGGCCCGCGCCCTGCACAACGAACCGGCCTGCTGGCTGGTCGACCCGGTGGACGGCACCGCCAACTTCATCGCCGGCCGCCCCGACTTCGCCGTGATGGTCTCGCTGGTGCGCGACGGCCAGGCGGTGGCCGCCTGGATCTGGCAGCCGATGACCCGCACCTCGTACGCGGCCGAGCTCGGCGCGGGCGCCTGGCGCGACGGCCGGCGGCTGACCCGCCTGCCCGCCGGGCACGACCCCGAGAAGTGGCGCGGGTCGGTCAAGCGCTATCTGCGCCGCCCCGGCCTCTTCCCGGGTTTGCACACCCGAATACCGGCCTTCGGCGAGCTGACGGAGGGTCGGCGCTCGGCCGGCATGGAGTACCCGCTGGTCGCCGACGGCGAGTTGGACTTCCTGCTGTACTGGCGCACCCTGCCCTGGGACCACGCCCCCGGCTCCCTGCTGGTCCGCGAGACCGGCGGCGTCTCGGCCCGACTGGACGGCTCCCCCTACCGCGCCGACCCGCCCGGCGGCGAGGACGGCCTGCTGGTCGCCTGCGACCCGCAGACCTGGGAGCGCACCCGGGCGATCCTGCTGGGGCTGCACGACTAG
- a CDS encoding TolB family protein — translation MFGIGRSRMLTAAGAVAVTAALAAAGATPVGATPAPAAPVQVCLAPGGAQPDQASYPDGLSADGRTALFESLATNLVPGGNNGNGGIFACELRSGRVERADVSDSGAQPDGFSYEGALSADGRYVVFTSAAGNLAPGATPGIENVYLRDLRRHHTELISVGTGGGPQVGGSSQPAVSADGRYVAFSSNRADLVPGDTDSAADVFVRDRRTGTTVLVSVHSDGSPAAAGSFRPSISADGSRVVFTSRDRGLAGSAAAPAAVSAVAAAGQEAAPRKARFYPLFTHDLRTGRTAVASAEPDGTTADVTDGMISADGRHAEFTSLDNNYLAPSQVMVRDLDRGTTTVVSTAPDGTAGDQDSSMVGLSPDGRWSYFSSSAGNLLPGGGAPGQSFGYYRRDLRTGRTQRLPGIPDLANAGTEVTGSAVDAAGSTLLLGADGSKLLPGDTNQTPQLFTLRLPRH, via the coding sequence ATGTTCGGAATCGGTCGAAGCAGGATGCTGACCGCGGCCGGTGCCGTGGCCGTCACCGCCGCGCTGGCGGCCGCGGGTGCGACGCCGGTGGGTGCGACGCCCGCGCCTGCCGCACCGGTGCAGGTCTGCCTGGCGCCCGGCGGCGCGCAGCCGGACCAGGCCTCCTACCCGGACGGGCTCAGCGCCGACGGGCGCACCGCCCTCTTCGAGTCGCTCGCCACCAACCTGGTGCCGGGCGGCAACAACGGCAACGGCGGCATCTTCGCCTGCGAGCTGCGCAGCGGACGCGTCGAGCGGGCCGACGTGAGCGACTCGGGAGCCCAGCCCGACGGCTTCTCCTACGAGGGCGCGCTCAGCGCTGACGGACGGTACGTGGTCTTCACCTCGGCCGCCGGCAACCTCGCGCCGGGCGCCACCCCGGGGATCGAGAACGTCTACCTGCGCGACCTGCGGCGCCACCACACCGAGCTGATCAGCGTCGGCACCGGCGGCGGACCGCAGGTCGGCGGCAGCTCCCAGCCGGCCGTCAGCGCGGACGGGCGCTACGTCGCCTTCAGCTCCAACCGCGCCGACCTGGTGCCCGGGGACACCGACTCGGCCGCCGACGTGTTCGTCCGGGACCGCCGCACCGGCACCACGGTGCTGGTCTCCGTGCACAGCGACGGCTCCCCGGCCGCCGCGGGGTCGTTCCGGCCCTCGATCAGCGCGGACGGCTCGCGGGTGGTGTTCACCTCCCGGGACCGCGGCCTGGCGGGCAGCGCCGCCGCGCCGGCTGCCGTGTCGGCCGTCGCTGCGGCCGGGCAGGAGGCCGCGCCGCGCAAGGCCCGCTTCTACCCGCTCTTCACGCACGACCTGCGCACCGGCCGCACCGCCGTGGCGAGCGCCGAGCCGGACGGCACCACCGCGGACGTCACCGACGGCATGATCAGCGCCGACGGCCGCCATGCGGAGTTCACCTCGCTCGACAACAACTACCTGGCACCCAGTCAGGTGATGGTGCGTGACCTGGACCGCGGTACCACCACGGTGGTCAGCACCGCGCCCGACGGCACCGCGGGCGACCAGGACTCCTCGATGGTCGGGCTGAGCCCCGACGGCCGCTGGTCCTACTTCTCGTCCAGCGCCGGCAACCTGCTGCCTGGCGGCGGCGCCCCGGGCCAGAGCTTCGGCTACTACCGGCGCGATCTGCGCACCGGCCGCACCCAGCGCCTGCCGGGCATCCCGGACCTGGCGAACGCCGGCACCGAGGTGACCGGCTCGGCCGTCGACGCGGCGGGCAGCACCCTGCTGTTGGGCGCGGACGGCAGCAAGCTGCTGCCCGGCGACACCAACCAGACCCCACAGCTGTTCACCCTGCGCCTGCCCCGCCACTGA
- a CDS encoding cytochrome P450 — MTLADLPTFPLSRRGDVLPPEAERLRAEQPVARVRTMTGDEAWLVSSYALAKQVLEDERFSLKDTANPGVPRQYALTIPPEVVNNMGNINSAGLRNAVMKTLSPRADKELGGWLEAEAHRLLDTVIAQGGPADLRDAFTEPYSAALHCRLLGVPTDDWRRLMSGIDVAFITSPQPFEGSTPNWYKDLGYMLEKLNADPAPKEGLLGRFVELRRSPDVSDQVSDELLATVALSLFGAGAVSTSSFLLHAIIMLAQHPELAERLRGEPALIGRAVDEMLRVNLSIGDALPRIALADVQVGEVLVKQGELVLVLIEGANYDPEVFPDPERIDFDRQSNPHLAFGGGQHFCPASALGRTHAEIAITALVERLPALRLALPVDQLAWRPGFIKRLPERLPMIW; from the coding sequence ATGACTCTTGCCGACCTGCCGACCTTCCCACTCTCCCGGCGCGGCGACGTGCTGCCCCCGGAGGCCGAGCGGCTGCGTGCCGAGCAGCCGGTGGCCCGGGTGCGGACCATGACCGGTGACGAGGCCTGGCTGGTCAGCAGCTACGCGCTGGCCAAGCAGGTCCTGGAGGACGAGCGGTTCAGCCTCAAGGACACCGCCAACCCGGGCGTGCCGCGCCAGTACGCGCTGACCATCCCGCCGGAGGTGGTCAACAACATGGGCAACATCAACAGCGCCGGCCTGCGCAACGCCGTGATGAAGACTCTCTCGCCGCGCGCCGACAAGGAGTTGGGCGGCTGGCTGGAGGCGGAGGCGCACCGCCTGCTCGACACGGTGATCGCCCAGGGCGGCCCGGCCGACCTGCGGGACGCCTTCACCGAGCCGTACTCGGCGGCGCTGCACTGCCGCCTGCTCGGGGTACCCACCGACGACTGGCGCCGGCTGATGTCGGGCATCGATGTCGCCTTCATCACCAGCCCGCAGCCCTTCGAGGGCTCAACTCCCAACTGGTACAAGGATCTCGGTTACATGCTCGAGAAGCTCAACGCCGATCCCGCGCCCAAGGAGGGCCTGCTCGGCCGGTTCGTCGAGCTGCGCCGCTCGCCGGACGTCTCGGATCAGGTCAGCGACGAGCTGCTGGCCACCGTCGCCCTCTCGCTGTTCGGCGCGGGCGCGGTCTCCACCTCCTCCTTCCTGCTGCACGCCATCATCATGCTCGCCCAGCACCCCGAGCTGGCCGAGCGCCTGCGCGGGGAACCGGCCCTGATCGGCCGCGCGGTGGACGAGATGCTGCGGGTCAACCTGTCGATCGGGGACGCGCTGCCCCGGATCGCGCTGGCGGATGTCCAGGTCGGCGAAGTACTCGTCAAGCAGGGTGAGTTGGTGCTGGTCCTGATCGAGGGTGCCAACTACGACCCGGAGGTCTTCCCGGACCCCGAGCGGATCGACTTCGACCGGCAGAGCAACCCGCACCTCGCCTTCGGCGGCGGCCAGCACTTCTGCCCGGCCTCGGCCCTCGGCCGCACCCACGCCGAGATCGCCATCACCGCCCTGGTCGAGCGGCTGCCCGCGCTGCGCCTGGCCCTGCCGGTCGACCAACTCGCCTGGCGCCCGGGCTTCATCAAGCGCCTGCCGGAGCGCCTCCCGATGATCTGGTAG
- a CDS encoding tRNA-dependent cyclodipeptide synthase has translation MSNSLLSTKPLSTPPSRTQPGPYEAFPFSDRCRQVWELGDHLLIGVSPGNSYFSAPRIAELVRWGREFFAGVDIVYADLHVDTQFEAFGYTPEHARRRAAKEVKTTARRIERGVAEAGRDGVGVHALSDFLPDRGYQRLRGEIEQALHEDPEFRTAAEGMARGFLAARLAPEQTVTAEQLAAGLRYICAELPFFLDTPRLLDVASSISCYHVELPLTPVLFGRGEGLRAEPEQGYAVVRPSRLSAAA, from the coding sequence ATGAGCAATTCGCTCCTCAGCACCAAGCCCTTGAGCACCCCGCCCTCGAGGACTCAGCCCGGCCCGTACGAGGCTTTCCCCTTTTCCGACCGCTGCCGCCAGGTGTGGGAGCTCGGTGACCATCTGCTGATCGGAGTCAGCCCCGGCAACAGTTACTTCAGCGCCCCTCGAATAGCCGAACTCGTCCGCTGGGGACGGGAGTTCTTCGCCGGCGTGGACATCGTCTACGCGGACCTGCACGTGGACACCCAGTTCGAGGCCTTCGGCTACACCCCCGAGCACGCCCGCCGTCGAGCCGCCAAGGAGGTCAAGACCACCGCGCGGCGGATCGAGCGCGGCGTGGCCGAGGCCGGCCGGGACGGGGTCGGCGTGCACGCGCTCTCCGACTTCCTGCCCGACCGCGGCTACCAGCGGCTGCGCGGCGAGATCGAGCAGGCGCTGCACGAGGACCCGGAGTTCCGGACGGCGGCCGAGGGCATGGCCCGGGGCTTCCTGGCCGCCCGACTGGCGCCCGAGCAGACCGTCACCGCCGAGCAGTTGGCCGCCGGGCTGCGGTACATCTGCGCCGAACTGCCGTTCTTCCTGGACACCCCGCGGCTGCTCGACGTGGCCAGCTCGATCTCCTGCTACCACGTCGAACTCCCGCTCACGCCCGTCCTGTTCGGGCGCGGCGAGGGGCTGCGGGCCGAGCCCGAACAGGGCTACGCGGTGGTCCGCCCCAGCCGGCTCAGCGCCGCGGCCTGA